CCGCGGGCCCGCGTCGTCGCGACCGCCACCTCCGGCGCCGATTCGACGATCATGCTCACCGGCCCCACCCCGGCCGCGCACAAGGTCCTCGCGCAGGCGGGTCTGACCGTCGACGACATCGACCTGTTCGAGATCAACGAGGCGTTCGCGTCGGTCGCGATGAAGTTCCAGAAGGATGAACATCCCCACCGAGAAGCTCAACGTCGTCGGCGGCGCCATCGCGATGGGTCACCCGCTCGGCGCGACCGGCGCCATGATCACCGGCACCATGGTCGACGAGCTCGAGCGCCGCGGCGCGAAGCGGGCCCTGGTGACGCTGTGCATCGGCGGCGGCATGGGCGTGGCCACCATCATCGAGCGCGTCTGACGCTCACGGACTGATTCAGGAGAGACGAAAAGTGAGCGAGCAGAACATCATTGCGTGGGAGCAGGACGCCGACGGCATCGTCGTGCTCACCATCGACGACCCCAACCAGGGCGCGAACACCATGAACGACCGGTACATCTCGTCGATGCGCGAGACGGTGGACCGGCTGTACGCGGAGAAGGACACCGTCACCGGTGTCGTGCTCACGTCCGGCAAGAAGACGTTCTTCGCCGGCGGTGACCTCAAGAACCTTCTCGCGGTCCAGCCGGATCAGGCGGAGCAGATCTACAACCACAGCCTGAACCTCAAGGCCGATCTGCGTCGCCTCGAGACGCTCGGCAAGCCGGTCGTCACGTGCATCAACGGTGCCGCGCTCGGCGGTGGCCTGGAGATCGCGCTGGCCACCCACCACCGCATTGCCGCGGACGTCAAGGGCGTCAAGATCGGCCTGCCCGAGGTCACCCTCGGCCTGCTGCCGGGCGGCGGCGGCATCGTCCGGACGGTCCGCAAGTTCGGCATCATGACCGCCCTGACACAGCACCTGATGCAGGGCCAGCAGCGGGGCCCGCAGCAGGCCCTCGAGGCCGGCGTGATCGACGAAGTCGTCTCCTCCGTGGAGGAGCTGGTGCGGCCGCGAAGGCGTGGATCAAGGCCAATCCCGAGTCCGGTGTCCAGCCGTGGGACGTCAAGGGCTACAAGATCCCCGGCGGCACCCCGGCCACCCCGGCGTTCGCCGCGAACCTGCCCGCGATCCCCGCGAACGTGCGTAAGCAGATCAAGGGCGCCAACATGCCGGCACCGCGCGCGATCCTCGCCGCGGCCGTCGAGGGCAGCCAGGTCGACGTCGACAACGCCCTGAAGATCGAGTCCCGCTACTTCACGTCGCTCGTCACCGGGCACGTCGCGAAGAACATGATCCAGGCGTTCTTCTTCGACCTGCAGGCCATCGGCTCGGGTGCGTCGCGTCCCAAGGACATCCCGAAGCGGGAGATCAAGAAGGTCGGTGTCCTCGGTGCCGGCATGATGGGCGCGGGTATCGCGTACGTGTGCGCGAAGGCCGGAATCCCGGTGGTACTCAAGGACGTCGAGCTCGCCGCCGCCGAGAAGGGCAAGGCGTACTCGGAGAAGATCGAGGCCAAGGCGCTCTCGCGCGGCAAGACCACCGAGGCGAAGTCGAAGGCTCTCCTCGACCTCATCACCCCGACCGCCGACCGGCCGACTTCGCGGGCGTCGACTTCGTCGTCGAGGCCGTCTTCGAGTCGCCCGACCTGAAGAAGAAGGTGTTCCAGGAGATCGAGGACATCGTCGACGCCGACGCCCTCCTCGGCTCCAACACCTCGACGCTGCCGATCACCGACCTGGCGACCGGCGTCAAGCGTCCCGAGGACTTCATCGGTATCCACTTCTTCTCCCCGGTCGACAAGATGCCGCTCGTGGAGATCATCCGCGGCGAGAAGACCTCGGACGAGACCCTCGCCCGCGTCTTCGATTTCGTGCAGGCGATCCGCAAGACCCCGATCGTCGTCAACGATTCGCGCGGCTTCTTCACCTCGCGTGTCATCGGCACGTTCGTCAACGAGGCCATCGGCATGGTCGCCGAGGGCATCGAGCCGGCCACCATCGAGCAGGCGGGCATGCAGGCCGGTTACCCGGCGGCACCGCTGCAGCTGTCCGACGAGCTGAACCTGACGCTCATGCAGAAGATCCGCGCCGAGTCGAAGGCCGCCGCGCTCGCGGAGGGCAAGGAACTGCCCGCCGACCCGGCCGGCGACGTCATCAACTACCTCGTCGAGGGCAACGACCGCAAGGGACGCCTCGGCGGTGCCGGGTTCTACGACTACACGGACGGCAAGCGCACCGGCCTGTGGCAGGGGCTGCGCGACCACTTCAAGTCCGGTTCGGCCACTCCGCCGATCCAGGATCTGATCGACCGCATGCTGTTCATCGAAGCCATCGAGACCGTCAAGTGCTTCGACGAGGGCGTCATCACGTCCTCCGCCGACGCCAACATCGGCTCCATCATGGGCATCGGCTACCCGGCCTGGACCGGCGGTGTCAGCCAGTTCATCACCGGCTACCCCGGTGGCAAGGACGGCTTCGTCGCCCGCGCCGAGGAACTCGCCGCGAAGTACGGCGAGCGCTTCACCCCGCCGGCGTCGCTGAAGGGCTAGTTCCACAGATCCAGCCGCGACACCCCCCGCCCGGTTCTCCGGACGGGGGTGTCGTGCATTCGGGCGCTTCGAAGTGCGTACCGTGCACGAGGTTTCGTGCCCGTGCAGTGGGAAGGGTGCAGACAGCGACCGATCGGGGCGCCTAGATTTCGGTGTGACGTAGGACATAGGAGAGTGAGGGCATCTTGGCGAACTGGACGCACCACCGCGCACGAATCAACGGGCTCGACATGCACTACGTGACGGAGGGGGAGGGCCCGCTCGTCGTGCTTCTGCACGGCTTCCCGCACACGTGGTTCAGTTGGCGTCATCAGATCGGTGCGCTGGCCGACGCGGGCTACCGGGTGGTGGCGCCGGACCTGCGCGGTATGGGGCAGACCGATGTTCCCGACCGGCTCGAGGACTACCGCGTCGACAACGTCGTCGCCGACATCTGCGGCCTGCTCGACCACCTCGGTCACGACAGCGCAGTGTTCTCCGGGCTGGACTACGGCCAGTTCATCGCGTACGACATCGCGATCGAGCGCCCGGAGCGGGTGCGGGGCGTGATCGGCCTGCAGAATCCGTTCTACGCCGCCTACGACCGGCTTCCCAGCGAGATCGAACGCGAGCGCGGTCGTGAGCACTTCAACCACATGTCGTACTACCTCGACGACCCGGACGGGGCGCGCGCCGACCTCGACGGGAACCCCCGCGGGATCCTCACGAAGATCTTCCACATCCTCTCCGGCGACGGCGATTTCATGCAGGTGTGGCAGCATCCGCCGGGCACCACGTATCGGCAGGCGTTGCCGCAGCCGCCGGCCCTGCCGTGGCCATGGCTGTCGGAATGGGAGTTGGAGACCTACGTCTCGGAGTACTCGCGCAGCGGTTTCGGTGGCGGGATCAACTGGTACCTCGCCGCGGACATGAACTGGACGTACCGGAAATCGCGTGCCGACAACATCACCCGCGTGCCCTTCTACTTCCTGTGCAGTGCGTCGGACGTCGACCTCCTGAACTGGCACGGCGACGACCCGATCGACAAACTGAAGGAGCATCACGCCGACGTTCGTACGGTCCGCACCGTCTCGGGTGGCGGGCATCTGCTCGCGATGGAGAACCCGGCCGAGGTCAACAAGGTTCTGCTCGAGTTCCTCGCCGATCTGGACGGGAGCTGACGGGTCACGCCGGGGCAGCCGACGTCGGGGCCGTGCACACCGGAATCGGTGTGCACGGCCCCGCTCGACGTGCGCCTACCGGCCGAGGAAACGCTCGGTGTAGTTCGAGACCCGCTCGTCGAGTTGCGTCGCCCGCTGGGCCGGCGTCACTCGCGTAGTCCCCTCCGGCAGCACCGAATCCAGATCGGCGAGGTCGACCAGACGGACCGACCGCACCGTCCGTGACGGGTCGACGTCCGCGGGTACGGACTGCCAGCGGATCGCATACATTCCACTGTCGATCCCGTCCGTGTCCAACCAGTTCCAGGTTCCCGGATCCTCGGCGGAGACGACGTAGGTGATCGTGCCGTCCGCGTTGGCACGTGCCTGCGCCTGGTTCAGGCTGCCCGATCGGTGGGTGTACTCCCGCGCGACACCCCACAGGTCGGTCAGCTGGAATCCGAGGTAGCGGGCACCGACCGGATCCAGGGTGACCACCAGCGCCTGGCCCGCACCCAGAGCGAAGTGCCCGCTCGTCGCGAATCCGAAGCCGGAGCCGCGGGGTGCCGTAGGCGCGATGATGTCGTTGGCCGCCTTCGTGTAGATGAAGGTGTTGTCCCAGTCGAGCCAGTACCGGCCGATCGTGCGCAGGAGGTCGGCGGTCTGCGTCGCCAGCTGTTCCGGGGTGCGGGGACCAGGCGCTTCGGGGCCGGCCGTGCGTTCGATCTCCAGATACGACGGCCCTTCTTTCGCCCAGTCGTTCAACGAGTCCCGCGCGATGAGGAGCCGGGCGGTATCCGTGGTGCGGATGTGGTTCGGGCGGCCGTCGGCGGGCTCCGGGTCGACGGTGATCGTGAACGATCCGTCGGGGTCGATCTGCATACGATCCGTGGTGAGGGCTGCCAACACCGGGGCGCCCTCCTTCGTCACCGCACCGGTACCGGGCAGTTCACCGTAGAGCACGAAGGACAGTTGGGCGGGCCGCCGTTCCGGCATGCGCCCCCGGATCACGAAGGACGACCGGCCGTCGACGGCAGTGTGCCGGTACACGTTGTCGGGGTTGTCGATTCCGTAACCCGATCGGGCCACCTCGATCCCGTGCCAGCAGTGGGGAGCCGTCACGACCCAGTTGAAGTGCGGGTCGAAGGGATCGTCGGTGACGACGGTCTGGGCCGCAGCCGTCGCGATCGACTCGACCGCCGCATCCAACGTGGTCAGGCCGGAACGGGTGGCGCCCTGCGGATCGGCTCGGTACATCGCGGCGACGTCGTTCTTCGCGGCGCGCACCAGGGGGTGCGCGGTCATCTCCGTGACCGTCTTCTCGAAGTCCAGCTGGTGTCGGGAATCGAGTGCGCCGCCGGGAGCGAAGCCGCGATCGCACCCGCTGTCGGAGCCTTCCCCGTCGAGGCTTCCCGTCGGTATGGAACCCAGCGGCCCTGCCCCCGACATGGTGGGCAGCAGGACGGTGACGGCGGTGGCCATCAGTCCGGCGGCCAGAATTCGTCTACGTACGGACACGGCGTCTCCTCGGATCGCTCACCTCGGGAGGCGAGTCGGAAGTGAATTGTTCGCGGATACGGTGGAATCGACTACGACGGCGTCGGTGCTCGGCCGTCGACGCGCGCGTCGCGCCTGGCGATGTTGTCCTGGACTTCCGCCCGCCACTTGACGTTCGGTGCAGTCGTGTCGATCTCGAACTCGAATCGGTTCGTCATCTCCGGCCGCACGTCCGCAGCGTCGACATAGAACTGTTCGTACCAGCGTCGCAGCTGGTAGACCGGGCCGTCCTCCTCGCACAGGAGCGGATTGTCGATTCGGGTCTTGTTCTTCCAGATCACTACGTCCTGCTCGAAGCCGAGGCGGACGAAGTCGCCGATCTTCCGGGCCAGGGCCGTGGACTCGGCGTCCTCCCTGCCCGGGAACTTCTTGACGATGACGCCGTACTGCAGCTCGAACGAGTTGGCGTCGATCGGATAGTGGCAGTTGATCAGCACGATCGGCAGGTCCGCCTCGTCGTAGTGGTACACGAGATCGTCGATCATGAAGGACGGCCCGTGGTATGCCGCCACGGAGGTGTTTCCGCGGGAGACCGGCACTCCCGGAACGGGTTTGCGAGGAGCGACGTCCTCACGCCCGACACCGGTCATGTACTGCGTGGCGGTGTGCCCCTCGAAGATCGTCTTGAAGTACGTCGGGAAGGCGAGATGAATGTAGAAGAAGTGGGCCATGTCGACGACGTTGTCGATGACCTCGCGGCAGTTCACGCCCTCGATCGTCGTCGAATACCAGATCCAGTCGGTGTATTCGGGATCGCCGTAACCGGCGATGCGCGGGATCGTCACGTCCGCGGGCGGCGGGTTGCCCTCGGGGTCGTTCCAGACGAACAGCAGGCCGTCCTGCACCATCGTCGGCCAGGTCGCGGTGCGGGCGATCGGCGGGACACGGCGGGCGTACGGAATGTTCTTGCACCGCCCGTCGCCGCCCCAGCGCCAGTCGTGGAAGGGGCAGGCGATCTCGTTCCCCTTCACGGTGCCCTGTGAGAGGTCGCCGCCCATGTGCCGGCAGTACGCGTCGAGCACGTTGATCTTCTCGTCCTGTCCGGCGAAAACCACCAGCTTCCGCCCGAAGGCGTTGATCTGATGAGGTTTTCCGTCGCGGAACGTGCGTTCCAGGCCCAGGCAGTGCCATCCGCGTGCGAACCGTGTCGGTAGCGCCTGCGCTGTGATCTCACGAACCGGTGCGTCGTGGTCGCTCATTCTTTCCTCCGTGCTGCGGGTCGCGTTCTCGGGGATCCCTGTGCGGCGGATGCCCGGAAGCAGGCTGTGTACGAACGGGTTCGGGCTTCCTGGCGGAACTGCGACCGGTGGCTGTCCGGACGCAGGATCGGCATCTCGTTGTGGTTGATTGCACAGTAGACGACCGTCTACTGTCAAGGGGTGAGTGAAGTCGAGACGGCCGACAAAGCCTGGGGCAGAGACGAAGTACGCAGAGCCGTGCGGCTGGCGGCGCGCACGCTGCTCGCCGAGAAAGGATTGTCCTTCAGCATGCGCGAGCTCGCGGCGAATGCCGGCGTCAACCTGGGGCTGATCCACAAGCATCTCGGCAACAAGGACGACGTGGTGCGGGCGGTCCTCGCGCGGAGTCACGAGAGGTCGGCGGCGATCGTCGGAGGTGTCGACTCGCTTCCGGAGGCCGTGCGGGCGCTGTTCATGGTGGGAGTCGCCGACCCGGAGTACGTGCGGATCGTGGCATGGCTGAATCTGCACGGGCGATCCGACCTGATTCCGAACGAGGACATGGATGCCCTCGGCGCGATCACCGGTTCGTCGCACACCACCGTCGACGACCGAGTTCGGCATATGGCTGTGCTCTCGGCGATATCCGGGTGGTCGTTGTTCGGCAGCGGAATCCTGCAGTCGGCCGAGGTCGCGGAGTCCGAGCGGGAGTTCTACGAGGCGCGTGTCGCAGATCTGCTGGCGTCGATCGTGAACGGGGAGAACACCTCACCCGTCGACGCGGGTCCCGAGTAGGACGTTCGGGTGCGTGATCCTGCGCGGTCTCGGCACCCTCCGAACACGCTCTGAACACGCTTCGGGCGGTTACTGCGACAACGGCCGGGAGCCGATCGCAGTAACCGCCCGCAGGACGATCTCTACCCCTGCCACCACGGGCGCAGCGGCACGTGCGCTTCGCCGTCGGGGCCGAGTTTGACGGCCAATACCTGGTGGAGCTGAACGACGTTGCGTTCGAAGCCGAGTCGGGAGCCGGCCATGTAGAGGCCCCAGACCTTGGCGGTGCCCTCGCCGACTTCGGCGACGCAGGCGTCCCAGTTGTCGACGAGGTTGCGGCACCAGCCGGCTAGGGTGAGTGCGTAGTGCTCGCGCAGGTTTTCCTCGTGGCGGACCTCGAGGCCGAGGTTCTGGATTTCGCTGATGATGCGCCCGGAGCCGGTGAGTTCGCCGTCGGGGAAGATGTAGCGGTCGATGAAGTAGCCGGCTTTGGCGCTGCTGCGGTTGCCGGGCCGGGTGATGCAGTGGTTGAGGAGCCGACCGCCCTCGCGGAGTTTGTCCTTCATGAACCCGAAGTAGGACGGGTAGTTGTCGACGCCGATGTGTTCGGTGAGACCGATGGAGGAGATGGCGTCGAAACCGGTTTCGGCGATGTCCCGGTAGTCGGAGAATCGGACTTCGGCGAGGTCGGAGAGGCCTTCGTCGGCGATGGCCTTCTGCGCCCATTCGGCCTGCTCCCTCGACAGGGTGGCGCCGATGACCTTGACGCCGCGGCGGGCGGCGTAGCGGACCATGCCGCCCCAGCCGCAGCCGATGTCGAGGAGTCGGTCGCCTTCCTGTAGTCCGAGTTTCTCGAACACGAGGCGGTACTTGTTCTCCTGCGCGGCCTCGAGGGTCTGGTCCTCGGATTCGTAGGCGGCGCACGTGTACGTCATGGACGGGCCGAGGACGTATTCGTAGAACGTGTTGGACACGTCGTAGTGGTGGTGGATGGCTTCGGCGTCGCGAGTCTTGGAGTGCCGCAGCCCTTCCGCGAATCGGCGCCACCGCGGCAGGTGTTCCTGCGGGGGCGGCGCGATGATGCGCAGCTTGTCCCAGCCGATGGAGCGGGTGATGGTGGCGAGTTCCTTCGGGGACGGCCGCTCGAAGTGCAGGGCCGTCATCGCCTTCAGGATTTCGTACGGGTCGCCGGGGTGGACGCCGACGGCCTCGAGGTCGCCGGAGACGTAGGCGCGGGCCATACCGAGGTCGCCGGGTGCGGTGGCCAGGTAGGTGGTGCCGCGCTCGGAGTTCAGGTGCAGGCCGTACGGTGCGTCCTCCGGGCCGGTCGCGCTGCCGTCGTATGCTGTGAAGCGCAGCGGAATATCGCCGTCGGACACGGTTTCGACAATCTCGGCAAGACTGAGTTTGCGTACCGTGTCGGACTTGGGCCTGAGAATCGTCACTTTCTTTGCACCGCCTTCGAATAGAGGTCGAGGAGACGTGAATCTGGGTCGTAGCGTTTCTTGATCTGGGTGTAGTGCTCGCCGCCGTAGAGCAGCGCGAATTCGTCCTCGCTGTAGAACGATTCGGAGTACAGGGATTTGTGGCCGTCGAGTTCGGCGACCTTCTTCTCGATGAGCCGGTTCGCGGCGCCGACGGGCTCGCCGGGCACGATCGGCACCGACGACCAGAAGCCGACGTTGACGTAGGCGCGGCCGGGCTCGAGCGGGTACAGGGGCCACGGCCGGTGCGTGTCCAGCGACGGATGTGCCGGCTCACGAAGCTTCAACGGGCACAACCAGAGCGGTTCGATGGGGATCTCGTCGAGGAACCAGTGCAGGAAGG
The nucleotide sequence above comes from Prescottella sp. R16. Encoded proteins:
- a CDS encoding Rieske 2Fe-2S domain-containing protein, whose amino-acid sequence is MSDHDAPVREITAQALPTRFARGWHCLGLERTFRDGKPHQINAFGRKLVVFAGQDEKINVLDAYCRHMGGDLSQGTVKGNEIACPFHDWRWGGDGRCKNIPYARRVPPIARTATWPTMVQDGLLFVWNDPEGNPPPADVTIPRIAGYGDPEYTDWIWYSTTIEGVNCREVIDNVVDMAHFFYIHLAFPTYFKTIFEGHTATQYMTGVGREDVAPRKPVPGVPVSRGNTSVAAYHGPSFMIDDLVYHYDEADLPIVLINCHYPIDANSFELQYGVIVKKFPGREDAESTALARKIGDFVRLGFEQDVVIWKNKTRIDNPLLCEEDGPVYQLRRWYEQFYVDAADVRPEMTNRFEFEIDTTAPNVKWRAEVQDNIARRDARVDGRAPTPS
- a CDS encoding class I SAM-dependent methyltransferase, whose protein sequence is MTILRPKSDTVRKLSLAEIVETVSDGDIPLRFTAYDGSATGPEDAPYGLHLNSERGTTYLATAPGDLGMARAYVSGDLEAVGVHPGDPYEILKAMTALHFERPSPKELATITRSIGWDKLRIIAPPPQEHLPRWRRFAEGLRHSKTRDAEAIHHHYDVSNTFYEYVLGPSMTYTCAAYESEDQTLEAAQENKYRLVFEKLGLQEGDRLLDIGCGWGGMVRYAARRGVKVIGATLSREQAEWAQKAIADEGLSDLAEVRFSDYRDIAETGFDAISSIGLTEHIGVDNYPSYFGFMKDKLREGGRLLNHCITRPGNRSSAKAGYFIDRYIFPDGELTGSGRIISEIQNLGLEVRHEENLREHYALTLAGWCRNLVDNWDACVAEVGEGTAKVWGLYMAGSRLGFERNVVQLHQVLAVKLGPDGEAHVPLRPWWQG
- a CDS encoding alpha/beta fold hydrolase; protein product: MANWTHHRARINGLDMHYVTEGEGPLVVLLHGFPHTWFSWRHQIGALADAGYRVVAPDLRGMGQTDVPDRLEDYRVDNVVADICGLLDHLGHDSAVFSGLDYGQFIAYDIAIERPERVRGVIGLQNPFYAAYDRLPSEIERERGREHFNHMSYYLDDPDGARADLDGNPRGILTKIFHILSGDGDFMQVWQHPPGTTYRQALPQPPALPWPWLSEWELETYVSEYSRSGFGGGINWYLAADMNWTYRKSRADNITRVPFYFLCSASDVDLLNWHGDDPIDKLKEHHADVRTVRTVSGGGHLLAMENPAEVNKVLLEFLADLDGS
- a CDS encoding 3-hydroxyacyl-CoA dehydrogenase family protein, whose product is MVAEGIEPATIEQAGMQAGYPAAPLQLSDELNLTLMQKIRAESKAAALAEGKELPADPAGDVINYLVEGNDRKGRLGGAGFYDYTDGKRTGLWQGLRDHFKSGSATPPIQDLIDRMLFIEAIETVKCFDEGVITSSADANIGSIMGIGYPAWTGGVSQFITGYPGGKDGFVARAEELAAKYGERFTPPASLKG
- a CDS encoding enoyl-CoA hydratase/isomerase family protein; its protein translation is MSEQNIIAWEQDADGIVVLTIDDPNQGANTMNDRYISSMRETVDRLYAEKDTVTGVVLTSGKKTFFAGGDLKNLLAVQPDQAEQIYNHSLNLKADLRRLETLGKPVVTCINGAALGGGLEIALATHHRIAADVKGVKIGLPEVTLGLLPGGGGIVRTVRKFGIMTALTQHLMQGQQRGPQQALEAGVIDEVVSSVEELVRPRRRGSRPIPSPVSSRGTSRATRSPAAPRPPRRSPRTCPRSPRTCVSRSRAPTCRHRARSSPRPSRAARSTSTTP
- a CDS encoding TetR/AcrR family transcriptional regulator, which encodes MSEVETADKAWGRDEVRRAVRLAARTLLAEKGLSFSMRELAANAGVNLGLIHKHLGNKDDVVRAVLARSHERSAAIVGGVDSLPEAVRALFMVGVADPEYVRIVAWLNLHGRSDLIPNEDMDALGAITGSSHTTVDDRVRHMAVLSAISGWSLFGSGILQSAEVAESEREFYEARVADLLASIVNGENTSPVDAGPE